In the Chromatiaceae bacterium genome, one interval contains:
- a CDS encoding cytochrome c4: MTKNQTLLLLTACLMPFAGAQAAPSSNVAWTVETHKLMRSGDPAVGAELETVETEDVNACTDCHGKGGAEPDRDKHPTLAGQVAAYTFKQLKDYKDGTRENRRMNEAVERLSDEQLAGLAAWFAEQPLPQVEVDADETVSEQTVELVFRGDKTRLIQPCAACHGRRGQGAIIDVPSIAGQNVKYFVETMKDYAKDKRTNDIYGRMRIIAKSLTREEIDELAVYYARLGNEQGSGGQQQAKAD, encoded by the coding sequence ATGACCAAGAACCAAACTCTGCTGCTGCTCACGGCCTGCCTGATGCCGTTCGCCGGGGCGCAGGCGGCACCCTCTTCGAACGTGGCCTGGACCGTCGAGACACACAAATTGATGCGCAGCGGCGATCCGGCAGTAGGCGCCGAACTCGAAACCGTAGAGACCGAGGACGTCAATGCATGCACCGACTGCCATGGCAAGGGGGGGGCCGAACCGGACCGGGACAAGCACCCGACGCTGGCTGGCCAGGTCGCTGCGTACACCTTCAAACAATTGAAGGACTACAAGGACGGGACGCGCGAGAACCGGCGCATGAACGAGGCCGTCGAGCGCCTCAGCGACGAGCAGCTGGCCGGCCTGGCGGCCTGGTTCGCCGAGCAACCGCTGCCCCAGGTCGAGGTCGATGCGGACGAAACGGTCAGCGAGCAGACCGTGGAACTGGTGTTCCGAGGCGACAAAACCCGGCTTATCCAACCCTGCGCCGCATGCCATGGCCGTCGTGGACAGGGCGCGATTATTGATGTCCCGTCGATTGCAGGTCAGAATGTGAAATATTTCGTCGAGACAATGAAGGACTACGCGAAAGACAAACGCACCAACGATATCTACGGCCGGATGCGGATCATAGCGAAGTCCCTTACGCGAGAAGAAATCGACGAACTGGCGGTTTATTACGCTAGACTAGGCAACGAACAAGGCAGCGGTGGCCAACAACAGGCCAAAGCAGACTGA
- a CDS encoding c-type cytochrome, with product MGCKKKALAALIGSVFMGATTLVVADPSAIMMANTCAGCHGTEGQSVGPASPNLAGISESYFIDSMKGFKEGTRAATIMDRIAKGYSDAQIESMAGYFAGLPVYKAKTMYDAAKAKAGAEVYDKGCAKCHDENGALPSDDAGILAGQWLPYLQYSMADFQGDHREMPKKMKKQVEKLSDAEIEAVLNYFASQQ from the coding sequence ATGGGCTGTAAGAAAAAAGCGCTTGCCGCGCTGATCGGCTCTGTCTTTATGGGCGCCACCACGCTGGTGGTGGCCGACCCGAGCGCCATCATGATGGCGAACACCTGTGCCGGATGCCATGGCACCGAGGGCCAGAGCGTTGGCCCTGCCTCGCCCAACCTGGCGGGCATCTCCGAGAGCTACTTCATCGACTCGATGAAGGGCTTCAAAGAGGGCACCCGTGCTGCGACGATCATGGACCGCATCGCGAAGGGCTACAGCGATGCCCAGATCGAGTCGATGGCGGGTTATTTCGCCGGCCTGCCGGTCTACAAGGCCAAGACCATGTACGACGCCGCCAAGGCCAAGGCCGGTGCGGAAGTCTACGACAAGGGCTGCGCGAAGTGTCATGACGAAAATGGCGCGCTGCCGAGCGACGATGCGGGCATCCTGGCGGGCCAATGGCTGCCGTATCTCCAGTACTCGATGGCGGATTTCCAGGGCGATCACCGCGAAATGCCGAAAAAGATGAAGAAGCAGGTCGAGAAGCTCAGTGACGCTGAGATCGAAGCCGTGCTGAACTATTTCGCAAGCCAGCAGTAA
- a CDS encoding b(o/a)3-type cytochrome-c oxidase subunit 1, which yields MYDKSKSVALANLWVAFAAFFVACVLGLYQVANRSGLFPEIESHELYFASVSTHGVLMGFVLTTFFIMGFGYYTATSTLKRPLWNKGLAWLAFLVSLGGTVLAAIPLLTGKASVLYTFYPPLKADPMFYIGATLLVVGSWVWCLEMIMSVIGWKRDHPGEVVPLAMYGTTANAIMWLWTSAGVALEMLFQLIPWSLGLMDTVDPGLARTLFSWTLHAIVYFWLFPAYIAMYTILPKIAGGRLFSDEMGRVAFIMLMVISVPIGFHHLYMDPQQAAGFKFLHMLGTFAVAVPTLLTGFTVLASLEIAGRLRGGKGLFNWIFALDWREPMVVAGMLALAMLIAGGWGGMINASYQMNSLVHNTQWVTGHFHLIFAGTTVIMYLAVAYHLWPKLTGRKLAMRGLAVIQLWLWGIGMIVLTTPWHALGILGQPRRISSTPYDSPLVAQWGPHEFAMIVGGAILVFSSVLFMINLLMSHFSRKVEDISDDDWAEAVHPPLHVPRSMNGFALWNGIVAVWMVIAYGYPVLQFLILDTHGSLPWGY from the coding sequence ATGTACGACAAATCCAAATCGGTGGCGCTCGCGAATCTCTGGGTCGCTTTCGCCGCGTTCTTCGTCGCCTGCGTCTTGGGCCTTTACCAGGTCGCCAATCGAAGCGGCCTCTTTCCGGAGATCGAATCTCACGAGTTGTATTTTGCGTCGGTCTCGACGCATGGCGTGTTGATGGGGTTCGTGTTGACCACGTTTTTCATCATGGGCTTCGGTTACTACACCGCGACCAGTACGCTGAAGCGTCCTCTGTGGAACAAGGGACTTGCGTGGCTCGCCTTCCTCGTGTCGCTGGGTGGCACAGTGCTCGCAGCGATCCCGCTGCTGACCGGCAAGGCATCGGTGCTGTACACCTTCTACCCACCACTCAAAGCCGATCCGATGTTCTACATCGGTGCGACGCTGTTGGTGGTCGGCTCCTGGGTCTGGTGCCTGGAGATGATCATGTCGGTCATCGGGTGGAAGCGCGACCATCCCGGCGAAGTCGTGCCACTGGCGATGTATGGAACGACGGCAAATGCGATCATGTGGCTGTGGACCAGTGCCGGCGTCGCCCTCGAGATGCTGTTCCAGCTGATCCCCTGGTCGCTCGGTCTGATGGATACGGTGGACCCCGGCCTGGCACGCACGCTGTTTTCGTGGACGCTGCACGCCATCGTGTATTTCTGGCTGTTTCCGGCCTACATCGCCATGTACACGATACTGCCGAAAATCGCCGGTGGACGTCTTTTCAGTGACGAGATGGGGCGTGTCGCATTCATCATGTTGATGGTGATCAGTGTCCCGATCGGATTCCATCACCTTTACATGGATCCTCAGCAGGCCGCCGGGTTCAAGTTCCTGCACATGCTCGGCACCTTTGCAGTTGCAGTCCCCACGCTGCTGACCGGATTCACGGTACTGGCGTCATTGGAGATCGCCGGCCGGCTGCGTGGCGGAAAAGGCTTGTTCAACTGGATCTTCGCGCTCGACTGGCGGGAGCCGATGGTAGTCGCCGGTATGCTCGCACTGGCGATGCTGATCGCCGGTGGCTGGGGCGGCATGATCAACGCGAGTTACCAGATGAACTCCCTGGTACACAACACCCAATGGGTTACCGGGCATTTCCATCTGATCTTCGCCGGCACCACGGTGATCATGTACCTCGCGGTGGCTTACCACCTGTGGCCGAAGCTGACGGGACGAAAACTCGCCATGCGGGGCCTTGCGGTGATTCAGCTTTGGCTGTGGGGCATCGGCATGATCGTGCTCACCACGCCGTGGCATGCCTTGGGCATCCTGGGCCAGCCACGCCGTATCTCGTCGACTCCCTATGACTCGCCGCTGGTCGCCCAATGGGGACCTCACGAGTTCGCGATGATCGTCGGTGGCGCTATCCTGGTGTTCTCATCCGTCCTGTTCATGATCAACCTGTTGATGTCGCACTTCAGCCGCAAGGTCGAGGACATCAGCGACGACGACTGGGCCGAGGCTGTGCACCCGCCATTGCATGTACCGCGATCGATGAACGGGTTTGCTCTGTGGAACGGCATCGTCGCCGTGTGGATGGTCATCGCCTACGGCTATCCGGTTCTGCAGTTCCTGATACTGGACACGCACGGTTCGCTGCCATGGGGGTACTGA